A single region of the Podospora pseudopauciseta strain CBS 411.78 chromosome 1, whole genome shotgun sequence genome encodes:
- the URE1 gene encoding Urease (MEROPS:MER0004801; COG:F; EggNog:ENOG503NU8N) — protein sequence MIPAPEGGLINKRGVVAYLLIIPPSLSWDFRKVNFSISSSLNLFSLSVRRETQRWAKMLLVPRELDKLTISHLGFLAQRRLARGLKLNHSEAVALISSNIQELIRDGNHVVSDLMSLGSTMLGRRHVLPSVLSTLHEIQIEGTFPSGTYLVTVHNPISSDDGNLDRALYGSFLPVPSNDAFPVPPAEEYAPEAQPGAVVCVKDAVVRLNEGRRRIKLQVTSKGDRPVQVGSHYHFVEVNPELEFDRIAAVGYRLDIAAGTSVRFEPGDKKTVTLVEIGGHKVIRGGNRIANGVVEETRKNPDEIVKRLLDMGFAHTPQKDVVEFMEGFTMDRRAYNTMFGPTTGDLVRLGATDLWIKVEKDYTVYGEECKFGGGKTLREGMGQATGRSDRDTLDLVVTNALVVDWTGIYKADIGVKEGFIVGIGKAGNPDVMDGVTEGMVVGSCTDVIAGEGKIITAGGIDTHIHFICPQQVEEALASGVTTFLGGGTGPSAGTNATTCTPGAHYMKQMLQATDSLPINIGITGKGNDSDPLAIREQIAAGACGLKLHEDWGTTPAAIDTCLSVCDEMDVQCMIHTDTLNEAGFVETAVAAFANRTIHTYHTEGAGGGHAPDIISVVEHPNVLPSSTNPTRPFTLNTLDEHLDMLMVCHHLSKNIPEDVAFAESRIRAETIAAEDVLHDLGAISMMSSDSQAMGRCGEVILRTWNTAHKNKLQRGPLPEDAPTGCDNVRVKRYVSKYTINPAIAQGFSHLIGSIEVGKLADFVVWDPAWFGTKPSLVVKSGLIAVAMMGDPNASIPTIQPVVARQMFARDLPGASVVFVSKESVENGNIKSYGLRKRVSAVRGCRGIGKRDMKWNDRMPRMRVDPERYVVEADGKRCEAEPSEKLPLTQGYFVY from the exons ATGATCCCGGCGCCGGAGGGGGGACTCATAAACAaacggggggtggtggcataTCTTTTGATAATTCCTCCGAGTTTGTCCTGGGATTTTAGGAAAGTCAATTTTTCAATTTCGTCCAGTTTGAACCTTTTTTCCTTGTCTGTGAGACGAGAGACACAACGTTGGGCAAAGATGCTTCTTGTACCGAGAGAG CTCGACAAGCTCACAATCTCCCAcctcggcttcctcgccCAGCGGCGTCTCGCCCGCGGCTTGAAGCTGAACCACTCTGAGGCTGTAGCGCTCATCTCGTCCAACATCCAGGAGCTGATCCGCGACGGGAACCATGTCGTCTCTGACCTCATGTCCCTCGGGTCGACGATGCTAGGTCGACGGCACGTCCTGCCGAGCGTGCTGTCGACGCTGCATGAGATACAGATCGAGGGGACGTTTCCTAGCGGTACTTACCTCGTCACGGTGCACAACCCCATCTCCTCTGATGACGGTAACCTCGACAGGGCGTTGTATGGGAGTTTTCTGCCTGTGCCGAGCAATGATGCGTTTCCGGTGCCACCGGCAGAAGAATACGCGCCTGAAGCCCAACCCGGAGCGGTGGTTTGCGTCAAGGATGCGGTGGTGAGGCTGAAtgaagggaggaggaggatcaaGCTCCAGGTGACGAGCAAGGGGGATAGGCCGGTGCAGGTCGGGTCTCATTATCACTTTGTGGAAGTCAACCCCGAATTGGAATTTGATCGGATTGCGGCGGTAGGGTACAGGTTGGATATCGCTGCCGGGACGTCTGTTCGGTTTGAGCCGGGGGACAAAAAGACCGTCACGCTGGTTGAGATTGGGGGGCATAAGGTTATTAGAGGGGGGAACAGAATCGCGaacggggtggtggaggagacgaggaagaaTCCTGACGAGATTGTCAAACGGCTGTTGGATATGGGCTTTGCTCACACGCCGCAGAAGGATGTCGTTGAGTTTATGGAGGGGTTTACGATGGATAGGCGGGCGTATAATACCATGTTTGGGCCGACAACCGGAGATCTTGTGAGGCTGGGGGCGACGGATCTGTGGATCAAGGTTGAGAAGGATTATACGGTTTATGGCGAGGAGTGTaagtttggtggtggcaagACGCTTcgggaggggatggggcaGGCGACCGGGCGGTCGGATAGGGATACGCTTGATCTGGTGGTGACGAATGCGTTGGTTGTGGACTGGACGGGGATTTACAAGGCGGACATTGGGGTTAAGGAGGGGTTTATTGTCGGGATTGGCAAGGCAGGGAATCCGGatgtgatggatggggtgacggaggggatggtggtgggaagcTGTACGGATGTTATTGCTGGTGAGGGCAAGATTATCACTGCGGGTGGGATTGATACGCATATTCACTTCATCTGCCCTCAACAGGTGGAGGAAGCTCTCGCCTCTGGAGTCACTACTttccttggtggtggtacaggTCCCAG cgCCGGCACCAACGCAACGACCTGCACCCCCGGCGCGCACTACATGAAACAAATGCTCCAGGCAACcgactccctccccatcaacatcggCATCACAGGCAAAGGCAACGACTCGGACCCCCTCGCAATCAGAGAACAAATCGCTGCCGGCGCCTGCGGCCTCAAACTCCACGAAGACTGGGGGACCACCCCGGCCGCCATCGACACTTGTCTTTCCGTCTGCGACGAAATGGACGTCCAGTGCATGATCCACACCGACACCCTCAACGAAGCCGGCTTCGTCGAAaccgccgtcgccgccttTGCCAACCGCACAATCCACACCTACCACACCGAAGGCGCCGGCGGGGGCCACGCCCCAGACATCATCTCTGTGGTCGAACACCCCAACGTGctaccctcctccacgaaCCCAACCcgccccttcaccctcaacacTCTGGACGAACACCTCGACATGTTGATGGTCTGCCACCACCTAAGCAAAAACATCCCCGAAGACGTCGCGTTTGCCGAGTCCCGCATCAGAGCCGAGACCATCGCCGCAGAGGATGTCCTTCACGACCTCGGCGCGATCAGCATGATGTCCTCCGACTCCCAAGCCATGGGCCGTTGCGGGGAGGTCATTCTCAGAACGTGGAACACCGCCCACAAGAATAAACTTCAACGCGGCCCGTTGCCCGAAGATGCCCCCACCGGCTGCGACAATGTCAGGGTTAAACGATATGTGTCAAAGTATaccatcaaccccgccatcgccCAAGGCTTCTCCCACCTGATCGGGAGCATCGAAGTCGGCAAACTAGCCGATTTTGTCGTCTGGGATCCGGCCTGGTTTGGGACGAAGCCGAGCTTGGTGGTGAAATCGGGCTTGATTGCGGTGGCCATGATGGGGGATCCGAATGCCAGCATACCGACCATTCAGCCGGTGGTTGCGAGGCAGATGTTTGCTAGGGATTTGCCCGGTGCGAGTGTGGTTTTTGTGAGCAAGGAGAGTGTTGAGAACGGGAATATAAAGAGTTATGggctgaggaagagggtgagcGCGGTGAGGGGGTGTAGGGGGATTGGGAAGAGGGATATGAAGTGGAATGATaggatgccgaggatgagggttgaTCCTGAGAGGTATGTGGTTGAGGCGGACGGGAAGAGGTGTGAGGCGGAGCCGAGTGAGAAACTGCCGTTGACGCAGGGGTATTTTGTTTATTAA